Proteins from one Pseudomonas bijieensis genomic window:
- a CDS encoding CoA-acylating methylmalonate-semialdehyde dehydrogenase: protein MSLIPHLINGELLSDSARTADVFNPSTGQAIHKVPLADRATIQQAIDAAKAAFPAWRSTPAAKRAQVMFRFKQLLEQNESRIAQLISEEHGKTLEDAAGELKRGIENVEFACAAPEILKGEYSRNVGPNIDAWSDFQPLGVVAGITPFNFPAMVPLWMYPLAIVCGNCFILKPSERDPSSTLLIAQLLLEAGLPKGVLSVVHGDKTAVDALIEAPEVKALSFVGSTPIAEYIYAEGTRRGKRVQALGGAKNHAVLMPDADLDNAVSALMGAAYGSCGERCMAISVAVCVGDQVADALVAKLVPQIKALKIGAGTSCGLDMGPLVTGQHRDKVSGYIEDGVAAGASLIVDGRGLSVAGHEEGFFLGGCLFDRVTPEMRIYKEEIFGPVLCIVRVNSLEEAMQLINDHEYGNGTCIFTRDGEAARLFCDEIEVGMVGVNVPLPVPVAYHSFGGWKRSLFGDLHAYGPDGVRFYTRRKAITQRWPQRASHEASQFAFPSL from the coding sequence ATGAGCCTCATCCCGCATTTGATCAATGGCGAACTGCTGAGCGACAGCGCTCGCACCGCCGATGTGTTCAACCCGTCCACTGGCCAGGCGATTCATAAGGTGCCATTGGCTGATCGCGCGACCATCCAGCAGGCTATCGACGCCGCCAAGGCGGCTTTCCCTGCCTGGCGCAGCACACCTGCGGCCAAGCGTGCGCAGGTGATGTTTCGTTTCAAGCAATTGCTGGAGCAGAACGAATCGCGAATCGCCCAGTTGATCAGCGAAGAACACGGCAAGACCTTGGAGGACGCGGCCGGTGAACTCAAGCGCGGGATCGAGAACGTCGAGTTCGCCTGCGCGGCACCGGAGATTCTGAAGGGCGAATACAGCCGTAACGTCGGACCGAACATCGATGCTTGGTCAGACTTTCAGCCTTTGGGCGTGGTCGCAGGTATCACACCGTTCAACTTCCCGGCGATGGTGCCGCTGTGGATGTATCCACTGGCGATCGTTTGCGGCAACTGCTTCATCCTCAAACCATCCGAGCGGGACCCGAGTTCGACATTGCTGATCGCCCAGTTACTGTTGGAAGCCGGCTTGCCCAAGGGCGTATTGAGCGTGGTGCATGGCGACAAGACTGCTGTGGACGCATTGATCGAGGCGCCGGAAGTGAAGGCGCTGAGTTTTGTTGGTTCGACGCCGATTGCCGAGTACATCTATGCCGAGGGCACCCGGCGTGGCAAGCGCGTCCAGGCACTGGGTGGTGCGAAGAACCATGCGGTGCTGATGCCCGATGCCGACCTGGACAACGCCGTCAGCGCACTGATGGGCGCGGCGTACGGTTCGTGCGGTGAGCGTTGCATGGCGATTTCGGTGGCGGTGTGTGTCGGTGACCAGGTCGCGGATGCGCTGGTGGCCAAGCTGGTGCCGCAGATCAAGGCGCTGAAGATCGGCGCTGGTACATCTTGCGGACTGGACATGGGGCCGTTGGTGACGGGGCAGCATCGGGATAAGGTCAGTGGCTATATAGAAGACGGTGTGGCGGCAGGTGCTTCGCTGATTGTCGATGGTCGTGGCTTGAGTGTGGCCGGGCATGAGGAAGGCTTCTTCCTGGGTGGTTGCCTGTTCGATCGCGTGACACCTGAGATGCGTATCTATAAGGAAGAGATCTTCGGGCCGGTGCTGTGCATCGTCCGGGTCAACAGCCTGGAAGAGGCCATGCAACTGATCAACGATCACGAGTATGGCAACGGTACTTGCATCTTTACCCGTGATGGCGAGGCGGCGCGGTTGTTCTGCGACGAGATCGAGGTCGGCATGGTGGGCGTCAACGTTCCATTGCCGGTGCCGGTTGCCTATCACAGCTTTGGCGGCTGGAAGCGTTCGCTGTTCGGCGACCTGCATGCCTATGGCCCGGATGGGGTGCGTTTCTACACCCGTCGCAAGGCCATTACCCAGCGCTGGCCGCAGCGTGCAAGCCATGAGGCTTCGCAGTTTGCGTTCCCCAGCTTGTAA
- a CDS encoding aspartate aminotransferase family protein translates to MNMPEHAAGSLASQLKLDAHWMPYTANRNFQRDPRLIVAAEGSWLTDDKGRKVYDSLSGLWTCGAGHTRKEIQEAVAKQLGTLDYSPGFQYGHPLSFQLAEKITSLTPGNLNHVFFTDSGSECADTAVKMVRAYWRLKGQATKTKMIGRARGYHGVNIAGTSLGGVSGNRKLFGQAMMDVDHLPHTLLASNAYSRGMPKEGGVALADELLKLIELHDASNIAAVFVEPMAGSAGVLVPPEGYLKRLREICDQNSILLVFDEVITGFGRTGSMFGADSFGVTPDLMCIAKQVTNGAIPMGAVIASSEIYQTFMNQPTPEYAVEFPHGYTYSAHPVACAAGLAALDLLQKENLVQSVAEIAPHFENALHGLKGSKNVIDIRNYGLAGAIQIAGRDGDAIVRPFEAGMALWKAGFYVRFGGDTLQFGPTFNSKPQDLDRLFDAVGEVLNKLD, encoded by the coding sequence ATGAACATGCCCGAACACGCTGCCGGTTCCCTGGCCAGCCAGCTCAAGCTGGATGCCCACTGGATGCCTTACACCGCCAACCGCAATTTCCAGCGCGATCCGCGCCTGATCGTCGCCGCCGAAGGCAGCTGGTTGACGGATGACAAGGGGCGCAAGGTCTATGACTCGCTGTCGGGCTTGTGGACCTGCGGCGCCGGGCACACGCGCAAGGAAATCCAGGAAGCGGTCGCCAAGCAGTTAGGCACCCTCGATTACTCGCCAGGTTTCCAGTACGGCCATCCGTTGTCGTTCCAACTGGCGGAAAAAATCACCAGCCTGACCCCGGGCAATCTCAATCATGTGTTCTTCACCGACTCGGGCTCCGAGTGCGCCGATACCGCGGTGAAGATGGTCCGCGCCTACTGGCGTCTCAAGGGCCAGGCGACCAAGACCAAGATGATCGGTCGTGCCCGTGGCTATCACGGTGTGAACATCGCCGGCACCAGCCTCGGCGGCGTCAGCGGCAACCGCAAGCTGTTCGGCCAGGCCATGATGGATGTCGACCACTTGCCCCACACCTTGCTGGCCAGCAATGCCTATTCCCGTGGCATGCCGAAGGAGGGCGGGGTGGCACTGGCCGATGAGTTGTTGAAGCTGATCGAATTGCACGACGCGTCCAACATCGCGGCGGTGTTCGTCGAACCAATGGCTGGGTCGGCCGGTGTGCTGGTGCCGCCAGAGGGTTACCTCAAGCGTCTGCGGGAAATCTGCGACCAGAACAGCATCCTGTTGGTGTTCGACGAAGTGATCACCGGTTTCGGTCGCACCGGTTCGATGTTCGGTGCCGACAGCTTTGGCGTGACGCCGGACCTGATGTGCATCGCCAAGCAAGTCACCAATGGCGCGATTCCCATGGGCGCGGTGATTGCCAGTTCCGAGATCTACCAGACCTTCATGAACCAGCCGACCCCCGAGTATGCAGTGGAATTTCCCCACGGCTACACCTACTCGGCGCACCCGGTGGCGTGCGCGGCTGGCCTGGCAGCGCTGGACCTGCTGCAGAAGGAAAACCTGGTGCAGAGCGTGGCCGAGATCGCCCCGCATTTCGAGAATGCGCTGCACGGTTTGAAGGGATCGAAGAACGTCATCGACATTCGCAACTATGGCCTGGCCGGCGCGATCCAGATCGCCGGGCGGGATGGCGATGCCATCGTGCGTCCGTTCGAGGCCGGCATGGCGTTGTGGAAAGCCGGGTTCTATGTGCGGTTCGGCGGCGACACCTTGCAGTTCGGGCCAACGTTCAACAGCAAGCCGCAGGATCTGGATCGTCTGTTCGACGCGGTCGGTGAAGTGCTGAACAAGCTCGACTGA
- a CDS encoding LysR family transcriptional regulator, with amino-acid sequence MSARRPDPLAQVSDFDIRLLRIFRSVVECGGFSAAETVLGIGRSAISQQMSDLEQRLGLRLCQRGRAGFSLTEEGREVYQSALQLLSALESFRTEVNGLHQHLRGELTIGLTDNLVTLPHMRITHALAQLKERGPDVQIQIRMIAPNEVEQGVLDGRLHVGVVPQASALSGLEYQPLYSERSLLYCAVGHPLFYVDDQQLEDARLNSQDAIAPTFRLPAEIQAHYQALNCTASASDREGMAFLILTGRYIGYLPDHYASLWVQQGRLRALKPAARFYDLSLASVTRKGRRPHLVLESFLESLAATR; translated from the coding sequence ATGAGCGCTCGTCGTCCCGATCCACTGGCCCAGGTCAGCGACTTTGATATTCGCCTGCTGCGCATTTTCCGCAGTGTCGTGGAGTGTGGTGGATTCTCCGCCGCTGAAACCGTGCTTGGCATCGGTCGCTCGGCCATCAGCCAGCAGATGAGCGACCTTGAGCAACGCCTCGGCCTGCGTCTGTGCCAGCGTGGGCGCGCGGGCTTTTCCCTGACCGAGGAAGGTCGCGAGGTGTATCAATCGGCATTGCAACTATTGAGCGCACTGGAAAGCTTCCGCACCGAGGTCAACGGCCTGCACCAGCATTTGCGTGGTGAATTGACCATCGGCCTGACCGACAACCTGGTCACCCTGCCCCACATGCGCATCACCCATGCCTTGGCGCAATTGAAAGAACGCGGGCCCGACGTGCAGATCCAGATTCGCATGATCGCCCCCAACGAAGTCGAGCAAGGTGTGCTCGACGGACGCCTGCATGTCGGCGTAGTCCCCCAGGCCAGTGCCCTGTCCGGGCTGGAGTATCAACCGCTGTACAGTGAGCGATCGCTACTGTACTGCGCGGTCGGACATCCGCTGTTCTATGTGGATGACCAGCAACTCGAAGACGCTCGTCTCAATAGCCAGGACGCCATCGCGCCGACCTTCCGGCTGCCAGCCGAGATCCAGGCCCACTACCAGGCACTCAATTGCACCGCGAGCGCATCGGACCGCGAAGGCATGGCGTTCCTGATTCTCACCGGGCGCTACATCGGTTACCTGCCCGATCATTACGCCAGCCTGTGGGTGCAGCAAGGTCGGTTGCGGGCCCTGAAACCTGCGGCACGGTTCTATGATTTGAGCCTGGCA
- the recC gene encoding exodeoxyribonuclease V subunit gamma, with amino-acid sequence MPDATSLSPAFMVVHGNRLDELRSLVISLMRRYPLAPLENEIALVQSNGIAQWLKLALAEDPEDDDSGGCGIAAAIDVQLPGSFMWQLYRTVLGRDEIPAKSLLDKAPLTWRLMRLLPQLIEQPHFEPLRRFLTHDTDLRKRYQLSERLADLFDQYQVYRADWLEDWAEGRHQTRNVRGEIKPLAPANCWQAELWRALLLDVGEQGMAQSRAGVHQRYIERINSLEVAPKGLPARVIVFGISSLPAQVLEALAGLSRFSQVLLCVHNPCRHHWADIVADKDLLRHQYKRQARKAGMPVVLDPQTLHQHAHPLLAAWGKQGRDYINLLDSYDDPNSYRSVFRDGRIDLFTDGTPTTLLSQLQDDILELRPLNETREHWPVVDTERDGSIRFHVAHGAQREVEILHDQLLAHFSADPTLRPRDIIVMVPDIDSYAPHIRAVFGQLDRNDPRFIPFTLTDQGQRGRDPLLIAVEHLLKLPDSRFPVSEILDLLDVPALRERFGIDEADLPTLHRWIEGAGIRWGMSAEHRAGLGLPAELEQNSWHFGLRRMLLGYAVGSSNAYEGIEPYDEIGGLDAALIGPLVALLDALEVAHQELTRPASPQQWGARLQDLMQLFFQASNEHDDYLLAQLEDLRETWLETCESVGLHDELPLTVVREAWLAGLDQGRLSQRFLAGAVNFCTLMPMRAIPFKLVCLLGMNDGDYPRAQPPLDFDLMGGDYRPGDRSRREDDRYLLLEALLSAREKLYISWVGRSIRDNSERPASVLIGQLRDHLASGWRLADDSKSLLDALTQQHPLQPFSARYFHQGDELFSYASEWRMLHDACDHTDKNQVLEPYVQEEPLGLGQLQDFLRNPVRHFFSQRLKVFFEAIEAPLADDEPFVLDALQRYSLSDSLLEAALIRLDQPDLALTAHAQRLQNSGLLPMAGFGECLQRELIEPLPDLLQRYQQLLALWPTPSTSAVPVSLQLQGVNVEGWLSGLHQRSDGAVLAITAIPNSIGSTKTRKWHRLIRPWVNHLVACANGLSLTTALVASDDSLLLAPFEEPVAQKLLGDMLQAWQAGMRQPLPIAVKTAFAWLGQSDPVKAGAAARKAYEGDGQTFEGERRESPALARQFPDFDALMADETFPDWCDALYRPLLEAPWRSLVGEEARS; translated from the coding sequence ATGCCGGACGCAACATCCCTTAGCCCAGCTTTCATGGTGGTTCACGGGAATCGCCTTGATGAATTGCGCAGCCTGGTGATCAGCTTGATGCGGCGCTATCCGCTGGCCCCCCTTGAAAATGAAATCGCACTGGTACAGAGCAACGGCATTGCTCAATGGCTCAAGCTCGCGCTGGCTGAAGACCCGGAAGACGACGATTCAGGCGGCTGCGGTATTGCGGCTGCCATTGATGTGCAACTGCCGGGCAGTTTCATGTGGCAGCTTTATCGAACAGTCCTGGGACGTGATGAAATTCCGGCCAAGTCCCTGCTGGATAAGGCCCCGCTAACCTGGCGCCTGATGCGGCTGCTGCCGCAGTTGATCGAGCAGCCTCATTTCGAACCTCTGCGACGATTCCTCACCCACGACACTGACTTGCGCAAGCGTTATCAACTGTCCGAGCGTCTTGCCGATCTGTTTGACCAATACCAGGTGTACCGGGCCGACTGGCTTGAGGATTGGGCTGAGGGGCGACACCAGACAAGAAATGTCCGAGGCGAAATCAAACCGCTCGCGCCGGCAAATTGCTGGCAAGCGGAACTGTGGCGAGCCTTGTTGCTTGATGTGGGAGAGCAGGGCATGGCGCAAAGTCGTGCCGGTGTTCATCAGCGCTACATCGAACGTATCAACAGCCTGGAAGTCGCTCCAAAAGGCCTCCCCGCGCGGGTCATCGTGTTTGGTATTTCTTCATTGCCTGCCCAAGTCCTCGAGGCGCTCGCCGGTCTTTCCCGGTTCAGCCAGGTTCTGCTATGCGTGCATAACCCATGTCGTCATCATTGGGCGGACATCGTCGCCGACAAGGACTTGCTGCGTCATCAATACAAGCGCCAGGCACGCAAGGCTGGCATGCCCGTCGTCCTCGATCCGCAAACCCTGCATCAACATGCCCATCCGTTACTGGCTGCCTGGGGCAAACAGGGACGCGACTATATCAACCTGCTCGACAGCTACGATGATCCCAACAGTTATCGCTCTGTATTTCGCGATGGGCGAATCGACCTGTTCACTGATGGGACCCCCACGACCCTTCTCAGCCAGTTGCAGGATGACATCCTGGAGCTACGCCCCCTGAACGAAACCCGGGAACACTGGCCTGTCGTCGATACGGAGCGGGACGGCTCGATCCGTTTTCATGTGGCTCACGGTGCCCAGCGTGAAGTTGAAATTCTCCACGACCAATTGCTGGCCCACTTCAGCGCGGATCCGACCCTGCGCCCACGGGACATCATCGTCATGGTCCCGGACATCGACAGTTATGCGCCGCACATTCGCGCGGTGTTCGGCCAGCTCGACAGGAACGACCCTCGTTTCATTCCATTCACGCTGACCGACCAGGGCCAACGTGGACGTGATCCGCTGTTGATCGCCGTCGAGCATTTGCTCAAGCTGCCGGACAGTCGTTTCCCGGTCAGCGAAATCCTTGATCTGCTGGATGTCCCCGCGTTGCGCGAACGGTTTGGCATTGATGAGGCCGACCTGCCGACTCTGCATCGTTGGATCGAAGGGGCAGGCATTCGCTGGGGGATGAGCGCCGAACACCGTGCCGGGTTGGGCCTGCCCGCAGAACTTGAGCAGAACAGCTGGCATTTCGGCCTGCGTCGTATGTTGCTGGGGTATGCCGTCGGCAGTTCAAACGCTTATGAAGGCATTGAGCCCTATGACGAGATCGGAGGCCTGGATGCGGCGTTGATCGGTCCCCTGGTAGCTTTGCTGGATGCCCTGGAAGTCGCCCATCAGGAACTCACCCGGCCGGCTTCACCGCAGCAATGGGGGGCACGCCTGCAAGACCTGATGCAGTTGTTTTTCCAGGCGAGCAACGAGCATGACGACTATCTGCTGGCCCAACTTGAAGACTTGCGTGAAACCTGGCTGGAAACCTGTGAGTCGGTGGGGCTGCACGATGAATTGCCGCTGACGGTGGTGCGTGAGGCATGGTTGGCCGGGCTGGATCAGGGGCGACTGTCCCAACGTTTCCTGGCCGGGGCAGTCAACTTCTGTACCTTGATGCCGATGCGCGCGATCCCCTTCAAACTGGTGTGCTTGCTGGGGATGAATGATGGGGATTACCCACGCGCCCAGCCACCCCTGGATTTCGATCTGATGGGCGGCGATTATCGCCCGGGCGATCGTTCCCGGCGCGAAGATGATCGTTATCTGTTGCTGGAGGCCCTGCTTTCGGCCCGGGAAAAACTGTATATCAGTTGGGTTGGGCGCAGCATTCGCGACAACAGTGAGCGACCGGCATCGGTGTTGATTGGCCAACTTCGGGACCATCTCGCCAGTGGTTGGCGGCTGGCAGATGACAGTAAGAGTCTTCTCGATGCCCTGACCCAGCAGCACCCGCTGCAACCGTTCAGTGCGCGTTATTTCCATCAAGGCGATGAGCTGTTCAGTTACGCCAGCGAATGGCGGATGCTCCATGACGCTTGCGATCACACCGACAAGAACCAGGTGCTGGAACCCTACGTTCAGGAAGAACCTTTGGGCCTCGGACAGTTGCAGGATTTCCTGCGCAATCCAGTCCGCCATTTCTTCAGTCAGCGACTGAAGGTGTTCTTCGAGGCCATCGAAGCGCCTCTGGCCGATGACGAACCTTTTGTGCTCGATGCGCTGCAACGCTACAGCCTGAGTGACAGCTTGCTTGAAGCGGCCCTGATACGCCTGGACCAACCGGATCTTGCCCTCACCGCCCACGCCCAAAGGCTGCAGAACAGTGGTTTGTTGCCCATGGCCGGTTTTGGTGAGTGCCTGCAACGCGAGTTGATCGAGCCCTTGCCGGATCTGCTCCAACGTTACCAGCAGCTTTTGGCGTTATGGCCGACACCCTCGACCAGCGCTGTGCCAGTCAGCCTGCAATTGCAGGGCGTGAATGTCGAAGGCTGGCTCAGCGGCTTGCACCAACGCTCCGACGGTGCGGTCCTCGCCATCACCGCCATACCCAACAGCATCGGTTCTACCAAGACCCGTAAATGGCATCGCCTGATACGACCCTGGGTCAATCATCTCGTGGCCTGCGCTAACGGCTTGTCGTTGACGACGGCGCTGGTGGCCAGTGATGACAGCTTGCTGCTGGCACCTTTTGAAGAGCCTGTCGCACAAAAGTTGTTGGGCGACATGCTGCAGGCCTGGCAGGCCGGTATGCGCCAGCCGCTACCGATCGCAGTGAAGACGGCTTTCGCCTGGCTCGGCCAGAGTGATCCGGTCAAGGCCGGAGCGGCGGCTCGCAAAGCCTATGAAGGCGATGGCCAGACGTTTGAAGGCGAGCGGCGGGAAAGTCCGGCCCTGGCTCGACAGTTTCCTGATTTCGATGCCTTGATGGCTGACGAAACATTCCCCGATTGGTGCGATGCGCTTTACCGACCCTTGCTCGAAGCTCCATGGCGTTCTTTGGTCGGCGAGGAGGCCCGTTCATGA